A portion of the Candidatus Methylomirabilota bacterium genome contains these proteins:
- a CDS encoding ABC transporter ATP-binding protein: protein MTYPAASGRVEALRDISFAVDRGELVALVGPSGCGKSTLLRIIAGLRPATQGAVTVDGRPVTRPIPAVGMVFQSPVLLKWRRIVDNVLLAAELAGLDPARHRARAEELLALVGLGEFGAKLPRELSGGMQQRVALCRALLLDPPLLLMDEPFGALDAMTRDELNLELLRVWGEGSRARKTIVFVTHSIAEAVFLADRVVVLTPRPGRVAAGVAVGLARPRTVTSRASADFGALALRIHEALGRR from the coding sequence ATGACGTACCCGGCTGCGTCCGGCCGGGTCGAGGCGCTCCGGGACATCTCGTTCGCGGTGGACCGCGGCGAGCTCGTCGCCCTCGTCGGGCCGTCGGGCTGCGGCAAGTCCACGCTCCTGCGCATCATCGCGGGGCTGCGCCCGGCGACACAGGGCGCGGTCACGGTGGACGGCCGGCCCGTGACGCGGCCCATTCCCGCGGTCGGGATGGTCTTCCAGTCGCCCGTCCTCCTCAAGTGGCGGCGGATCGTGGACAACGTGCTGCTGGCCGCCGAGCTGGCCGGGCTCGATCCCGCGCGCCACCGGGCCCGGGCCGAGGAGCTCCTGGCGCTCGTCGGGCTCGGCGAGTTCGGCGCGAAGCTGCCGCGCGAGCTCTCGGGCGGCATGCAGCAGCGGGTCGCGCTCTGCCGCGCGCTGCTCCTCGACCCCCCGCTCCTCCTCATGGACGAGCCCTTCGGCGCGCTCGACGCGATGACGCGCGACGAGCTGAACCTCGAATTGCTCCGGGTGTGGGGTGAGGGGAGCCGCGCGCGGAAGACGATCGTCTTCGTGACGCACTCGATCGCGGAGGCGGTCTTCCTCGCCGATCGCGTCGTGGTGCTGACGCCGCGCCCGGGCCGCGTCGCCGCGGGCGTCGCCGTCGGCCTGGCGCGCCCGCGCACCGTGACCTCGCGCGCGTCCGCGGACTTCGGCGCGCTGGCCCTCCGGATCCACGAGGCGCTCGGGCGCCGCTAG
- a CDS encoding ABC transporter substrate-binding protein: MTRARLVLVALALVLAAAAAPGAQPAQKIVFALNWFAVGDHAAYWVALEKGYYKARGLDVELQNSKGSGDSIAKVDTGRADIGLADAAVVVPRIAQGAKVKIVGAVFDNTPLNFWMWKSSGITRPKDLEGKTLAAPPGDAQRQLFPAFAKLHGIDVATVKWLSIEPAAKFVTLSEKRADVVADYLTGLPFYEKALGRENVASMPWYKHGFDIYSMSIIAGEKMLAERPRVLRDFVAASYLGWRDVMENPKAALEIFKKRVPEIDLSLIEPNLLLGLELMKTERYAKNGIGWVDRGKMCATVELLNSYMPDLPRRVGCDEVFTNEFLTKIEPPRR; encoded by the coding sequence ATGACACGCGCGCGTCTCGTGCTCGTCGCCCTCGCTCTCGTCCTCGCGGCGGCCGCCGCCCCCGGGGCGCAACCGGCCCAGAAGATCGTCTTCGCGCTCAACTGGTTCGCCGTCGGTGACCACGCGGCTTACTGGGTGGCGCTCGAGAAGGGTTACTACAAGGCGCGCGGGCTCGACGTCGAGCTGCAGAACTCGAAGGGCTCCGGCGACTCGATCGCCAAAGTGGACACGGGCCGGGCCGACATCGGCCTCGCCGACGCGGCCGTCGTCGTCCCCCGGATCGCGCAGGGGGCGAAGGTGAAGATCGTCGGCGCGGTCTTCGACAACACGCCGCTCAACTTCTGGATGTGGAAATCGAGCGGCATCACGAGGCCGAAGGACCTCGAGGGCAAGACGCTCGCCGCGCCGCCGGGCGACGCCCAGCGCCAGCTCTTCCCGGCGTTCGCGAAGCTCCACGGGATCGACGTCGCGACGGTGAAGTGGCTCAGCATCGAGCCCGCGGCCAAGTTCGTCACGCTCTCCGAGAAGCGGGCCGACGTCGTCGCCGACTATCTGACGGGCCTGCCCTTCTACGAGAAGGCGCTCGGCCGGGAGAACGTCGCCAGCATGCCGTGGTACAAGCACGGGTTCGACATCTACTCGATGTCGATCATCGCCGGCGAGAAGATGCTCGCCGAGCGCCCCAGGGTCCTCCGCGACTTCGTGGCGGCCTCGTACCTGGGCTGGCGCGACGTCATGGAGAACCCGAAGGCCGCGCTCGAGATCTTCAAGAAGCGCGTGCCCGAGATCGACCTCTCGCTCATCGAGCCCAACCTGCTCCTCGGGCTCGAGCTGATGAAGACCGAGCGCTACGCGAAGAACGGCATCGGCTGGGTGGACCGCGGGAAGATGTGCGCGACGGTCGAGCTGCTGAACTCCTACATGCCCGACCTGCCGCGGAGGGTGGGCTGCGACGAGGTCTTCACCAACGAGTTCCTGACGAAGATCGAGCCGCCCAGGCGTTGA